One window of the Halobacillus litoralis genome contains the following:
- a CDS encoding transglycosylase SLT domain-containing protein, with the protein MKENPFLMKSGLAMLLVAVTFFTVHQWNQKEEKTLAEKNQQLENKNEKLVTENDRLKSTNDYLKGQPVETSEKNGYHTWPAIEKKAEQLVKDSGGEFKKSWAMYLVRESKRYEIDPSLVYELLKVETGGTFDPELVGPETKYGHAYGMSQFMKNTAPWIADMADLPYEDELLFDPYYSMQLSLVYLDFLKSKYENWDEALTAYHRGMGGLEQYKEENGHAESWYAEEIQEKADTHTTVAIAK; encoded by the coding sequence ATGAAGGAGAATCCCTTTTTAATGAAATCGGGTTTAGCGATGCTGCTCGTTGCAGTAACATTCTTTACTGTGCACCAATGGAACCAGAAAGAGGAAAAAACTTTAGCTGAAAAGAATCAGCAATTAGAAAATAAGAACGAAAAGCTTGTCACAGAAAATGATCGATTAAAGTCAACCAACGATTATTTGAAAGGGCAGCCTGTGGAAACAAGCGAGAAAAATGGATATCACACATGGCCTGCTATAGAAAAGAAGGCAGAACAACTGGTCAAAGATAGTGGTGGAGAATTCAAAAAGTCATGGGCGATGTATTTAGTGAGGGAGTCCAAGCGTTATGAAATCGATCCCTCTCTCGTTTACGAACTGTTAAAAGTGGAAACGGGGGGAACGTTTGATCCAGAGCTTGTAGGGCCTGAGACAAAGTATGGACACGCTTATGGAATGTCCCAGTTCATGAAGAATACTGCTCCATGGATTGCTGATATGGCTGACTTACCTTATGAAGATGAGCTTTTATTCGATCCTTATTATTCCATGCAATTATCATTAGTTTATTTAGATTTTCTTAAAAGCAAGTATGAAAATTGGGACGAAGCTTTAACGGCTTATCATCGAGGGATGGGTGGTCTAGAGCAATACAAGGAAGAAAATGGACATGCTGAAAGCTGGTATGCGGAAGAAATTCAAGAAAAAGCAGACACACATACAACAGTAGCTATAGCTAAGTAA